AGGCAAAGATCAAGTAATGAAGTGAAGAAAAGAGTATATGTTTGCCCTGAAATCACTTGTGTTCATCATGATCCTTCAAGGGCATTGGGTGATTTGACTGGAATTAAAAAACATTTTTGCCGTAAACATGGTGAGAAAAAGTGGAGATGTGATAAGTGCTCCAAGAAATATGCTGTTCAGTCTGATTTAAAAGCTCATTCAAAGATTTGTGGTACCAGAGAGTATAAATGTGATTGTGGCACTTTATTTTCAAGGTCAATACCTTATGTTGCTTTTAATTTCTCACTGTTATTAAATCAACAGTATGCTTTTCTAGTTCTAAAGTTGATAACTTTATTTGCTAATAATGTATAGGAGGGATAGCTTTATCACGCACAGGGCATTTTGTGATGCATTAGCTCAAGAAAGTGCAAAAGCACTGCCAGAGAAACCTCCTAATGCCAATGAGGAGCCGAACAAACGAGTTGTTGCTTCATCATCACCACCGTCAACACCGCCAGCGCGATCACCTGCCACCGAGTCTCAactaccaccaccaccaccaccagctCTTCCTCCACCGGCAGCTCCAAAGCCTTTAATGACACCTGCAATTCCACCGTCAACTTCCGTAATGTCATTTGTTTCCTCTGTTCAGAATCCAGGTAATACCTGTTTTGAGCTGATgtttgaaattttgaatttttgatttttaGTTTGTCGCATTTGAGTTTGTTACATACCAAACAAAAGAactttgttctttctttcttggaGTCTAGTTAATTTTGTCATTTATTGATCCTTGTTCTTATCTGTATTAGTCGTTTGTACAAAATCATTTATCTTTTCTATAAATCAATCCGAATCCTGTAGGCAGAAGTAGGGTCTAAAATAGGAAGAAAAGGATATCTGGTAGATAATTAAAAATGAAGATTCAATCTAATAAAATCATTGCCCAAAGAAAGAAATAACTAGTATGCTTAAATAAGTTAAAGGTTGTAAAGAAAGGATACTCTACTATTTTTGAATCTCCTTTTGCTACAGATAACATTCTTTTATATAAAAAGCTTAACTTTCTCTGTTTCCTTAAACAAGTATGCttcttttttatctttttataATTGCTACAATCTATACAGAGTTGCGGGAGAATCCAAATCCAAATTCTGCTGGAACTGCTACCAAACAGGTTATAGAGGAAACAGCAGCGGTAGCAAGCAGTAGTAGCTCTTGTAGTAATGTAAGTACTACTAGCAGTAGTGTTTTCGGAAGCTTGTTTGCTTCATCAACAGCTTCGGGAAGTTTGCCATCTCAAGCGCCTGGTTTTCCTGATATGTTTCGAGCCATGGCTCCTGAGCTGGCACCACCTTCATCTACAGAACCAATATCTCTCTGCCTAGCAATGAGTCACGGTTCGTCAATTTTTAGACAAGCTGGTCAAGAACGGAGGCAATATGCTCCAGCACCACAACCAGCCATGTCAGCAACAGCATTACTGCAGAAGGCAGCTCAGATGGGTGCAGCAGCGACCAGCTCATCGTTGTTGATGGGCTTTGGCGTTATGTCCTCCAACGCATCGTCTTCCAACGGGCAGCAAGAATGGAGTGGGAGACCAATTGATACCGATGCAGGTCTTGGCCTTGGACTGCCATGTGATGCTGGTTCTGGTCTGAAGGAATTAATGTTGGGAACTCCTTCTGTTTTTGGTCCCAAGCATCCTACTCTTGACCTTCTTGGATTGGGGATGGCAGCTAGTGTCGGTCCAACACCTGGATTATCTGCCCTAATAATGGGAAGTAATCTCGACATGGCGACTGCAGGAGGATCTTTTGGTAGTGGAGATTTCAGTGGGAAAGACTtgggaagaaattcatgatatcGACTTCATCTCTCAGTGAAAGAATGACCATACTTGCTCTAGTTGAGAAGGGTCAGCTTTATAATGTACAGGACCATGAAATTTTAGCTGATGCAGCAAAACAAATTGGTAACCAAAGCAGTACCCGCAGCCCCAAGGACTTGGAGCATAGCTCTGAGGCAGTTGACACTTTTAAGATTGTTCTACTGCCTCCTTTGTGTAGGAAAAGGAAAAGGTCCTTTTTTTGCTGTACAGTAGATGTAGCTACATAAACTCCTCTGCTGTTTATTACAAATAAAGATGTTATGTGAAAATGTATAAGTAGTAACGTATTTAACCAAGGGAGGCTAATCTGGTGTAAATTGTTATTAAATAGCATCTCATGTAGGCACTGGGAAGTTTTGTTTGAGCCTTTACAACATTTGACTTTAATAATATTATGCATTACTAATATAGTACTAATTTTTTTTAGTAATGCATCATCTGGAATAAGAATACGTAATATGTGTGGACAAAGAGTATTTAAAATAGAAGCCCATTTAAAGTAGGCCAAATTTACATAACAATTCTTGCATTATTATTATCATAACTGAAACGTAAATTAAATAATGAATGTGTTAATGCTGTTCCACTCCAAACTTAAAGTAATCCATGGAAAACTAAAATTCAGCCAACGAATTCTTGATGCGACCACTCAAGGGTAGGAGTGGTGGACCAAATCAAGTTGTAGTAATTTACAGATAAAATACATTTCTGAACCATTTCAACTTTATGTTATGTTTAATAAGTATGAAGCCGGCAAGTTCGTTCCTAATCGTCAACTTTATTAAAAGAATTTGGCTGACTGCTACCATTTTCTCACAAGCTGCCGAACTCCTTGTTGCCACCAAATTCGGTGATAATTATACATTACTCCTATTATTATATTTTGATTGATTGATTTGATTGATAAGAAAGGGGAAGGAGAAGGACCATGCCTTAATCAACACCAGTGGGGAAAAAAGTGCCAAAGCTTGGAGATGGTAAGAGTCGTTGAGGTAAATTTGAAGATAAAGCTGAGATTAGTCATTATAATTTATAggattattttcatccaaagattAGTCATTAATTAGTGGCTAAAAATCACAAGAGATCAAAGTTTAAATTATTACAGTTTCAACAAGTTAGACGATTATTTTATTTGCTTAAATCTTGACGAACAAAGTTAACTAGTGTTGATATAAGTGGAAGTCTGAAATATTTAATAAAATACATGCAAATTAGTccagagcctgtttggatgggctttaaaaaaaacagtttataacctgttttttttaagctaagccaaacgggtcaacttatttttttaaatttattttaagcataaaataacttataaattgaccagccaaacactcaaaattcagcaacttataagctaagcatACGGGCTCCTAGACACTAccgttataatttttttatttttttataaaagtgaTAATGATTAAAAGGTAGAAGAACTTAAGTCGTAGTTAGAGAAAAGACATAAAATAGATTAGATCGAGTGAGTGTGCTGTGTTGGGCCATTTGTAGTTGTGCTTTTGACATCAACTAAAGGAATCTGATGCAGGGTTTTCCTTACCATTTCTCATTTCCAATTTGACTTTCAAACTCTATTTATGACATCTAATCTTGAACAACAGTACCTGAAAATGATAACACGTCAGGGTTCGCATCAGTTTAAGTAGCAACTCAAAATGTCTTCTAAAATCATCATTTCTTTAATAGCAGTGCTATAACTTTGGgctgataaataaataaataataatgagCTAATGTAGAAGTTTATACCTTAAGCTTGTCGGATATCCTTGTTTGGTACCAGTAACCTGGAATAATGATATATGATTAATCTTCGGACGAGGTCATAAACAATGGTCTCTCACCTAATCTTCCTTTTCAAATTTGCAATATTAGGTTTGCTTACTCTTTGTCTAAGACCTATCACAACTGATGATTTACAATTTATTATCTACCTAAAATTACGATTAAAAAAACGATAATAGCAACAATTACTAATAATATAAGAGGCAGAAGTGATGTCCAATGCCGTTTACtatttgaatagaaaaaaa
Above is a genomic segment from Lycium barbarum isolate Lr01 chromosome 12, ASM1917538v2, whole genome shotgun sequence containing:
- the LOC132622419 gene encoding zinc finger protein GAI-ASSOCIATED FACTOR 1-like → MPVDPDNSSAMNDSTGSGEASVSSSGNQTVPQNESGKKKRNLPGMPDPNAEVIALSPKTLLATNRFVCEICSKGFQRDQNLQLHRRGHNLPWKLRQRSSNEVKKRVYVCPEITCVHHDPSRALGDLTGIKKHFCRKHGEKKWRCDKCSKKYAVQSDLKAHSKICGTREYKCDCGTLFSRRDSFITHRAFCDALAQESAKALPEKPPNANEEPNKRVVASSSPPSTPPARSPATESQLPPPPPPALPPPAAPKPLMTPAIPPSTSVMSFVSSVQNPELRENPNPNSAGTATKQVIEETAAVASSSSSCSNVSTTSSSVFGSLFASSTASGSLPSQAPGFPDMFRAMAPELAPPSSTEPISLCLAMSHGSSIFRQAGQERRQYAPAPQPAMSATALLQKAAQMGAAATSSSLLMGFGVMSSNASSSNGQQEWSGRPIDTDAGLGLGLPCDAGSGLKELMLGTPSVFGPKHPTLDLLGLGMAASVGPTPGLSALIMGSNLDMATAGGSFGSGDFSGKDLGRNS